GGCATGTGACCGTGCAGGCATTCTGGCAAAGGATTACCACCTTCCCTCTGAAACCTCTCAGGGGGAACTGACTGAACTGATTGAGCGGCTAAATCAGGATGATGAGGTCCATGCAATACTTGTCCAGTTACCTCTGCCTGAAAGCATCAATGAACAGGAAGTGATGGAGACTATTGACCCGTCCAAGGACGCAGATGGCTTTCACCCTTTTAATATGGGCAGGCTCCTTATTGGAAATGAGGGACTGGTGCCATGTACTCCCCGGGGAATTATCCGGGCACTTGATGAGTATCAGGTGAATGTTGAGGGAAAACATGCTGTTGTGGTGGGACACAGCAATGTTGTAGGCAAACCTATGGCTGCAATGCTGCTTAACAGAAACGCTACTGTTAGTGTCTGCCATGTATATACGCAAGATCTGAATAAATTTACAAGTCAGGCTGATATACTTATCGTTGCAACCGGAGTAAAGCATCTTATCAGAGAGGATATGGTAAAAGAGGGAAGTATCATCTTTGATGTGGGGATCACTGAGGAGAACGGAAAGATCTATGGAGATGTGGATTATGAGAATGTTATTGAAAGGGCATCTCTTATTACCCCGGTTCCAGGTGGTGTAGGGCCTGTAACTGTATCCATATTGTTAGAGCATGTAATCAAAGCATGCAGGTCCTCGATAAAAAATTAAGTTTCAGATTTAATCTCTAAGATTCAATAACAATTCAAGTAAAACAAATGGTTTAAAATGGCTGTTGATGCAGATATTTGTGGCCTTAAGATTGGAGATAAACATCCTGTAAGACTTATGGGTGTTATCAATCTGAGTAACGAATCCTTTTACAAAGCATCGGTAGTAGATGAAGATTCCGTCCTTGATGTTGCCAGAAAAATGGTTGACGAAGGTGCTACCATGATTGATGTGGGAGCCAGATCCACCTGGCCCCTGGCAAAGCCCATCTCCAGAAATAAAGAAATTTCACGCCTGCTCCCAGTTCTGGATATTCTTCAGAA
Above is a genomic segment from Methanosalsum zhilinae DSM 4017 containing:
- a CDS encoding tetrahydrofolate dehydrogenase/cyclohydrolase catalytic domain-containing protein — translated: MMNNGSESKIIDGRKLAKKIEREVKEDADQLRAQGVIPCLASILVGDDAASKLYISLKHRACDRAGILAKDYHLPSETSQGELTELIERLNQDDEVHAILVQLPLPESINEQEVMETIDPSKDADGFHPFNMGRLLIGNEGLVPCTPRGIIRALDEYQVNVEGKHAVVVGHSNVVGKPMAAMLLNRNATVSVCHVYTQDLNKFTSQADILIVATGVKHLIREDMVKEGSIIFDVGITEENGKIYGDVDYENVIERASLITPVPGGVGPVTVSILLEHVIKACRSSIKN